One Apium graveolens cultivar Ventura unplaced genomic scaffold, ASM990537v1 ctg5086, whole genome shotgun sequence DNA window includes the following coding sequences:
- the LOC141702432 gene encoding non-specific lipid-transfer protein 1-like, translating into MAKFSRIAYFMVVFGMVVNLMVERGEALSCGDLGASISQCSSYATGAVGNPSDGCCNAVKGVYALAKTSADRKVLCNCLKQSSSAVPNIQLSNVAAIPQKCGVPVSFSPDPNFNCNSIN; encoded by the exons atggCGAAATTTTCAAGAATTGCCTACTTCATGGTGGTGTTCGGGATGGTGGTAAATTTGATGGTGGAACGAGGGGAGGCCCTGAGCTGCGGAGACTTGGGTGCATCCATTTCACAGTGTAGCTCATACGCGACAGGTGCAGTGGGTAATCCATCTGATGGATGTTGCAACGCGGTCAAAGGAGTGTATGCATTGGCTAAAACCTCAGCAGATAGGAAAGTATTGTGCAACTGCCTTAAGCAATCTTCTTCTGCAGTCCCCAATATCCAGCTTTCCAATGTTGCTGCTATCCCTCAGAAATGCGGCGTTCCAGTCTCCTTCTCCCCTGATCCTAACTTTAACTGCAATTC CATAAACTGA